From Roseburia hominis, the proteins below share one genomic window:
- the murC gene encoding UDP-N-acetylmuramate--L-alanine ligase, giving the protein MYKIDFDHPCHIHFIGIGGISMSGLAEILLKEGFTVSGSDSRESSLTDHLENKGATVFYGQRASNIIPGIDAVVYTAAIHEDNEEFMEAKRQGLPMLSRAELLGQLMKNYAVPIAVSGTHGKTTTTSMLSHIFLAGEMDPTISVGGILKAISGNIRVGDSDIFVTEACEYTNSFLHFFPKIGVILNVDADHLDFFKDLDDIRHSFRRFAQLLPEDGTLVINGDIENLNYFTEGLSCRVVTFGKNASANYRAENISYDDHGCGTFDVVRDGQIRERITLSVGGEHNILNALSAVAVADLLKVPAKSVQEGLLSFHGTDRRFEYKGLRNGFTIIDDYAHHPTEIMATLKTAVNYPHKELWCIFQPHTYTRTKALFPEFAEALSHADHLIMADIYAARETDTLGVSSAQLAEAVRAKGKDAIYLPSFEEIEAYVLEHCQKGDLLITMGAGDVVNIGEALLKA; this is encoded by the coding sequence ATGTATAAAATTGATTTCGACCACCCATGTCATATTCATTTTATCGGTATAGGCGGCATCAGTATGAGTGGACTTGCGGAGATTCTCCTAAAAGAAGGCTTTACTGTTTCCGGCTCAGATTCCAGGGAATCCTCTCTGACGGATCATTTGGAGAATAAAGGCGCAACTGTTTTCTATGGCCAGAGGGCTTCGAATATCATACCGGGAATTGACGCAGTCGTTTATACCGCGGCAATTCATGAAGATAATGAAGAATTTATGGAAGCAAAACGCCAGGGCCTGCCTATGCTCTCCAGAGCGGAACTTCTGGGCCAGCTTATGAAGAATTATGCCGTGCCGATCGCGGTATCCGGTACACACGGGAAGACTACTACCACTTCCATGCTCTCCCATATTTTCCTTGCAGGCGAGATGGATCCGACTATCTCCGTGGGCGGCATTTTAAAGGCGATCAGCGGAAATATCCGCGTTGGAGATTCCGATATTTTTGTGACGGAAGCGTGTGAATACACGAACAGTTTTCTTCACTTCTTCCCAAAAATCGGAGTGATTTTAAATGTAGATGCAGATCATCTTGACTTTTTCAAGGACCTTGATGATATCCGCCATTCTTTCCGCCGGTTCGCCCAGCTTCTTCCCGAGGATGGTACACTGGTGATTAACGGCGATATCGAGAATCTGAACTATTTTACCGAAGGGCTCTCCTGCCGGGTAGTCACCTTTGGCAAAAACGCTTCAGCCAATTACAGAGCGGAGAATATCAGCTATGACGATCACGGCTGCGGCACCTTTGACGTAGTAAGAGACGGCCAGATTCGGGAGCGGATCACCCTTTCTGTCGGTGGGGAGCACAATATTCTCAACGCTCTTTCCGCAGTTGCCGTGGCAGATCTTCTGAAAGTTCCGGCTAAAAGTGTGCAGGAAGGACTTCTTTCTTTCCACGGAACCGACAGACGTTTTGAATATAAGGGACTGCGGAATGGATTTACGATCATTGACGACTACGCCCATCACCCGACCGAGATCATGGCTACGCTAAAGACCGCTGTGAATTACCCCCATAAAGAATTATGGTGCATTTTCCAGCCTCACACCTACACCCGCACAAAGGCCCTGTTCCCGGAATTTGCCGAGGCACTTTCCCATGCAGATCACCTGATCATGGCAGACATTTACGCTGCCAGAGAAACGGACACCTTAGGCGTTTCCTCTGCCCAGCTCGCCGAGGCAGTCAGGGCAAAAGGCAAAGACGCCATATATCTCCCCAGCTTTGAGGAAATCGAAGCATATGTGCTTGAGCATTGCCAAAAAGGGGACCTGTTGATAACCATGGGCGCCGGAGACGTTGTAAACATTGGGGAGGCGCTTTTGAAAGCCTAG
- a CDS encoding ribose-phosphate pyrophosphokinase: MLHRTERILDNIPVGSLGIIACTGCEDMGKEVDKFLVKWRREGGHAHKDNIVFTGYEKDTYLIDAKVPRFGSGEAKGIIEESVRGKDLYIMVDVCNYSLTYSLTGNVNHMSPDDHFQNLKRIIAAVGGKARRLNVIMPFLYESRQHKRSGRESLDCAIALQELVRMGVDNIVTFDAHDPRVQNAIPLNGFETVRPTYQFVKGLLRTVKDLQIDSDHMMAISPDEGATERAIYLANVLGLDMGMFYKRRDYTKVIDGRNPIVAHEFLGSSVEGKDVIILDDMISSGDSILDVAKQLKARKAKRIYAAATFGLFTNGMDKFDKAYEEGTLDGILTTNLIYQSPELLSRPYYINCDMSKYIALVIDTLNHDGSISSILDPSERIQHIVEMYKRGEEIE, from the coding sequence ATGTTACACCGAACAGAACGAATCCTGGACAATATTCCCGTAGGCTCACTTGGCATCATTGCCTGCACCGGCTGCGAGGATATGGGAAAGGAAGTAGACAAGTTCCTTGTAAAATGGAGAAGAGAAGGTGGGCACGCCCATAAAGACAATATCGTCTTTACCGGGTATGAAAAAGATACCTATCTGATCGACGCCAAAGTACCGCGGTTTGGCTCTGGGGAAGCCAAAGGTATTATCGAAGAATCTGTCCGCGGTAAAGACCTTTATATCATGGTGGACGTGTGCAACTACAGCCTGACCTATTCCCTCACAGGGAATGTCAATCACATGTCTCCGGATGACCATTTCCAGAACCTGAAACGAATCATTGCAGCCGTAGGAGGAAAGGCAAGACGTCTGAATGTCATCATGCCCTTCCTTTATGAGAGCCGTCAGCACAAGCGAAGCGGCCGCGAGTCTTTAGACTGCGCTATCGCTCTTCAGGAACTGGTACGCATGGGAGTGGACAACATCGTAACCTTCGACGCCCACGACCCCAGAGTACAGAACGCCATTCCACTTAATGGCTTCGAGACAGTACGCCCGACATACCAATTTGTCAAAGGACTGCTTCGCACCGTCAAAGATCTGCAGATCGACAGCGACCACATGATGGCAATCAGTCCAGATGAAGGCGCTACAGAACGAGCAATCTACCTGGCCAACGTACTTGGACTGGACATGGGAATGTTCTACAAACGCCGCGATTACACCAAAGTCATAGACGGCCGCAACCCAATCGTTGCACACGAGTTCCTGGGCTCCTCAGTAGAAGGAAAAGACGTGATTATCCTGGACGATATGATCTCCTCCGGAGACAGCATCCTGGACGTAGCCAAACAGCTAAAAGCCCGCAAAGCCAAACGAATTTACGCCGCCGCCACATTCGGCTTATTCACAAACGGCATGGACAAATTCGATAAAGCATACGAAGAGGGCACGTTGGACGGCATCCTGACCACCAACCTCATCTACCAGTCACCAGAACTACTCAGCAGACCGTACTATATTAACTGCGACATGAGCAAATACATCGCCCTCGTAATCGACACCCTCAACCACGACGGCTCGATCAGCAGCATTCTCGACCCCAGCGAAAGAATCCAGCATATCGTCGAGATGTACAAACGAGGAGAAGAAATCGAATAA
- a CDS encoding DnaD domain protein, protein MSALILRNRFQGNTTLIENDFIDNYMAAANGEYVKVYLLLLRHLNNPCVSLSISQMADCLENTEGDIVRALKYWEKEGLMTLEYDEAQNVRGVEVGRIPSRNTVFSQTAAKVSRQADSEIRRSTPDTIHFQQSDITSQAAAEPDFASPASEPAKSEGHAPARQTVNRKELKQILFVAEQYMGKPLSHTEMESITYFYETLGFSADLIDYLIEYCVENGHKSMAYIQKVALSWADAHITSVEQARNTSALYNKTCYSILNAYGIKGRGPAAPELAFIRRWSETWAFDLEIILEAVARTMKAIHQPGFEYTDRILENWHRQEVHTLNDIQVLDSAFTKEKTNTRKPAKSGRSGQAVAAKTCQFEEHTYNMDELTRNLLQSS, encoded by the coding sequence ATGAGTGCTTTAATACTGCGTAACCGTTTTCAGGGCAACACGACCCTGATCGAGAATGATTTTATTGACAACTACATGGCGGCAGCAAACGGCGAATATGTAAAAGTATATTTGCTTTTACTCCGCCACCTGAATAACCCCTGTGTATCCCTTAGTATCTCCCAGATGGCAGACTGCCTTGAGAATACGGAGGGGGATATTGTACGGGCTTTAAAATACTGGGAAAAAGAGGGGCTCATGACGCTCGAATATGATGAAGCGCAGAATGTGCGCGGTGTGGAAGTCGGACGTATTCCCAGCCGGAACACAGTATTCTCGCAAACTGCTGCAAAAGTATCCCGCCAGGCAGATTCAGAGATACGCCGCAGCACTCCGGATACGATACATTTTCAACAATCCGATATTACTTCACAGGCCGCGGCAGAACCGGACTTTGCCTCTCCTGCTTCAGAGCCCGCAAAAAGTGAAGGACATGCTCCTGCCAGACAGACCGTGAACCGCAAAGAGTTAAAACAGATCCTATTTGTGGCGGAGCAATACATGGGGAAGCCTTTGAGTCATACCGAGATGGAGAGTATCACTTACTTTTACGAAACCCTTGGATTTTCCGCCGATTTAATCGACTACTTGATTGAGTATTGTGTGGAAAACGGCCACAAGAGTATGGCTTACATACAGAAGGTCGCTCTCTCCTGGGCAGATGCACATATTACCTCGGTAGAGCAGGCAAGAAATACCTCTGCGCTCTATAACAAGACATGCTATTCGATCCTGAATGCATACGGAATCAAAGGACGCGGACCGGCAGCCCCGGAGCTGGCGTTTATTCGCAGATGGAGCGAGACCTGGGCGTTTGACCTTGAGATTATTCTGGAGGCAGTGGCGCGAACCATGAAAGCGATCCATCAGCCAGGATTTGAATATACCGACCGCATTCTGGAGAACTGGCACCGTCAGGAAGTACATACACTGAATGACATCCAGGTATTGGACAGTGCCTTCACCAAAGAAAAAACAAATACCCGAAAACCAGCAAAATCAGGCCGGTCAGGTCAGGCTGTGGCCGCCAAGACCTGCCAGTTTGAAGAACATACTTACAATATGGACGAGCTTACCAGAAATTTACTTCAGAGCAGCTAG
- the spoVG gene encoding septation regulator SpoVG, with protein sequence MQITDVRVRKVAKEGKLKAVVSITMDEEFVVHDIKVIEGEKGLFIAMPSKKAMDGEYRDIAHPINSGTRERIQRIILERYEKALLEEPEEE encoded by the coding sequence ATGCAGATTACAGATGTGCGTGTGCGGAAAGTCGCAAAAGAAGGAAAATTAAAGGCAGTGGTATCCATAACGATGGACGAGGAGTTTGTGGTACACGATATTAAGGTGATCGAGGGCGAGAAAGGTCTTTTCATTGCTATGCCGAGCAAGAAGGCAATGGATGGGGAGTATCGGGATATTGCTCATCCGATTAATTCCGGGACCAGGGAGCGGATTCAGAGGATTATTCTGGAGAGGTATGAGAAGGCGCTTTTGGAGGAGCCGGAAGAGGAATAG
- a CDS encoding AAA family ATPase — protein sequence MLTKIVVENFKSFDKQTELTMVSSSKIRAKSDHRVKIGSNTRLLKHAAIYGANASGKSNLVDFFRFFKSTLEEGLPVWGAKYFCRNDKENEKRDSIFEIQMEIDGKFYAYGFSATLADCRMTGEWLYELYQNGGSKCIFEREERAKPLLDSSITLSKEEYNRFETYASDFEDNIAGLFLAEMNHGKKILENSNLQVFKKVFNWLKSHIVIITPNSRVTDFKYYYENDSLTLINDLISTFDTGVSNVRIEEIDLNDLSKMLPRPILDDIMENVKKNLTETGQKSFHVSGRSDTTFFNIESNGNGEPKITTIKLRHGKSLYDFDFEDESEGTRRLFDLMDMLLVKEDDVVYIVDELERSLHPKLTERFLKLFSERHKDHGVQLIFTTHEASIMDQELFRRDEIWFIERSEENNSKIYSLDRFKERYDKKLSKAYLEGRYGAIPVFSRFEFRKGV from the coding sequence ATGTTGACCAAAATAGTAGTTGAAAATTTTAAGTCGTTTGATAAGCAGACAGAATTGACGATGGTATCATCTTCAAAAATACGTGCAAAATCAGATCATAGGGTAAAGATCGGAAGTAATACCAGACTGTTAAAGCATGCTGCTATTTATGGTGCAAATGCTTCCGGTAAAAGTAATTTGGTTGATTTTTTTCGCTTTTTTAAATCAACATTAGAAGAAGGCCTGCCGGTATGGGGAGCGAAATATTTTTGCCGTAACGATAAAGAGAATGAAAAAAGGGATAGTATTTTTGAAATACAAATGGAAATTGACGGCAAATTCTATGCGTATGGTTTTTCTGCAACTCTTGCTGATTGTCGGATGACAGGGGAATGGCTTTATGAACTGTATCAAAACGGTGGATCAAAATGTATCTTTGAGAGAGAAGAAAGAGCAAAACCGTTGCTTGATTCTTCCATTACATTATCAAAAGAGGAATATAATCGATTTGAAACATATGCTTCGGATTTTGAGGATAATATAGCTGGTTTGTTTTTGGCAGAGATGAACCATGGGAAGAAGATTTTGGAAAATTCTAATCTTCAGGTATTTAAGAAAGTATTTAATTGGTTGAAGAGCCATATTGTTATTATTACTCCGAATTCCAGAGTGACTGATTTCAAATACTATTATGAAAATGATTCGTTGACATTGATTAATGATTTGATTTCTACGTTTGATACGGGCGTATCGAATGTGCGAATTGAAGAAATTGATTTGAATGATTTGTCAAAGATGTTACCCCGGCCTATTTTAGATGATATAATGGAAAATGTTAAGAAAAATTTGACGGAAACCGGTCAAAAGTCCTTTCACGTGTCTGGTAGATCTGATACGACATTTTTTAATATTGAATCCAATGGAAATGGGGAGCCTAAAATTACCACAATTAAGCTAAGGCATGGAAAGTCATTGTATGATTTTGATTTTGAAGATGAATCTGAGGGTACAAGACGTCTATTTGATTTGATGGATATGCTTCTTGTGAAGGAAGATGATGTTGTCTATATCGTGGATGAGTTGGAGAGAAGTTTGCATCCGAAACTTACAGAGCGTTTTCTGAAATTGTTTAGTGAAAGACATAAGGATCATGGGGTTCAGTTGATTTTTACAACGCATGAAGCTTCAATCATGGATCAGGAGTTATTCCGCAGGGATGAAATCTGGTTTATAGAGAGGAGCGAGGAGAATAATAGCAAGATTTATTCACTTGACCGCTTTAAGGAGCGTTACGATAAAAAATTGAGCAAGGCATATTTGGAAGGGCGGTATGGAGCGATACCTGTTTTTAGCAGATTTGAGTTTAGAAAGGGGGTATAG
- the glgD gene encoding glucose-1-phosphate adenylyltransferase subunit GlgD: protein MRAVGIILAGGNSHKMRELTRKRAVAAMPIAGSYRSIDFALSNMTNSHIQKVAVLTQYNARSLNEHLNSSKWWDFGRKQGGLYVFTPTITADNGYWYRGTADAIYQNLDFLKKCHEPYVVLTSGDAVYKMDYNKVLEYHIEKKSDITVVCKDLEPEEDACRFGTLKMDDKMRIVEFEEKPMVANSNTVSTGIYVLRRRLLIDLVEHCAEEERYDFVNDILIRYKNLKKMYGYRIEDYWSNISTIDAYYRTNMDFLKPEVRNYFFKQHPSIYSKVTDLPPAKYNPGAVVKNSLVSSGCIINGMVENSVLFKKVFVGNNCVIKNSIILNDVYLGDNTYIENCIVESRDTIRANTRHVGEDGVKVVVEKNERYAM, encoded by the coding sequence ATGAGAGCAGTAGGAATCATTTTGGCAGGTGGAAACAGTCACAAGATGCGTGAACTGACCCGGAAACGGGCGGTGGCTGCCATGCCGATCGCAGGCAGTTATCGAAGCATCGATTTTGCTCTTAGCAATATGACGAACTCTCATATTCAGAAGGTGGCAGTATTGACCCAGTATAATGCCCGTTCTCTGAACGAGCATCTGAACTCTTCCAAGTGGTGGGATTTTGGAAGAAAACAAGGCGGCTTATACGTATTTACGCCTACGATCACGGCCGACAATGGCTACTGGTACAGGGGTACGGCAGATGCAATTTATCAGAATCTGGATTTCCTGAAAAAATGTCATGAGCCTTATGTGGTCCTGACATCGGGAGATGCGGTCTATAAGATGGACTATAATAAGGTGCTGGAATACCATATTGAAAAGAAGTCGGATATCACTGTGGTCTGTAAAGACTTAGAGCCGGAGGAAGATGCCTGCAGATTCGGCACGCTCAAGATGGACGATAAGATGAGGATTGTGGAATTCGAGGAAAAACCTATGGTGGCAAATTCCAATACAGTCTCCACAGGAATTTATGTGCTTAGAAGGAGGCTGCTCATCGATCTGGTAGAGCATTGCGCCGAGGAAGAGAGATACGATTTTGTAAACGATATTTTGATAAGATATAAGAATCTGAAGAAAATGTATGGGTATCGGATTGAGGATTATTGGAGTAATATTTCCACGATTGACGCTTATTACCGGACGAATATGGATTTCCTGAAGCCGGAGGTGCGGAACTATTTCTTCAAGCAGCATCCGAGTATTTATTCTAAGGTTACGGACCTGCCGCCTGCAAAGTATAATCCGGGGGCAGTTGTGAAAAACAGTCTGGTTTCCAGCGGTTGTATTATCAACGGTATGGTGGAGAATTCGGTGCTGTTCAAGAAGGTATTCGTGGGAAATAATTGTGTGATCAAGAATTCGATCATTTTAAATGATGTGTATCTGGGAGATAACACATACATTGAGAACTGTATTGTGGAAAGCCGTGATACGATTCGCGCCAATACCCGTCATGTGGGAGAAGATGGTGTGAAAGTGGTTGTGGAAAAGAACGAGAGGTATGCGATGTAA
- a CDS encoding ATP-binding protein — MSLTNSQYNELMRIYEEKQVKNRHRLNQRFEQVYTRIPEIKDIDDSISLISVNQAKKLLGGDDKALLDLKGQIHELSKERYRLLEGSGYPSDYLEPIYDCPDCQDTGYIGTEKCHCFRKAIIDLFYTRSHLAGILKTENFDHFSFDYYSRNYIDRLTGRSSRALAEDAYRICREFADHFDDGRENLLLFGTTGCGKTFLTHCVAKEIMESIHSVLYLTATEFVDAQMAYVLSKTDENAMLCEQIQNCDLLIIDDLGTERNTEFVISQLFVCLNERILNQKSTIISTNFNLEEIKNHYTERTFSRISNHYKMIRLAGDDIRIQKKLMNREDN; from the coding sequence GTGTCTCTTACCAATTCACAATATAATGAGTTAATGCGGATTTATGAAGAAAAACAAGTGAAGAACCGTCATCGGCTGAACCAGCGCTTTGAACAGGTATATACCCGTATTCCGGAGATCAAGGACATTGACGATTCCATCTCCCTGATCAGTGTGAATCAGGCGAAAAAGCTGCTTGGCGGAGATGACAAGGCTCTCTTGGACCTAAAAGGACAGATTCACGAGCTGTCTAAGGAGCGCTATCGTCTCCTCGAAGGCTCAGGCTATCCTTCCGATTATCTGGAGCCTATATATGACTGTCCCGATTGCCAGGACACTGGCTACATCGGCACAGAAAAGTGCCATTGTTTCCGGAAGGCCATCATTGATCTGTTTTACACCAGATCACATCTGGCCGGCATTCTGAAAACAGAGAATTTTGACCATTTTTCTTTTGATTATTATTCAAGAAATTATATAGACCGACTAACCGGGCGAAGCTCCCGCGCGCTTGCCGAAGACGCCTACCGGATCTGTCGGGAATTTGCAGATCACTTTGACGACGGGCGTGAGAACCTTCTTCTGTTTGGCACGACCGGGTGCGGAAAGACCTTCCTCACTCACTGTGTGGCAAAGGAGATCATGGAGTCGATTCATTCCGTTCTCTATCTGACCGCCACCGAGTTTGTAGATGCACAGATGGCGTATGTCCTCTCCAAGACGGACGAAAACGCCATGCTCTGTGAACAGATTCAGAATTGTGATCTGCTCATCATAGATGACCTGGGAACAGAACGAAACACCGAGTTTGTCATTTCCCAGTTATTTGTATGCTTAAATGAGCGCATACTAAATCAGAAATCTACCATCATTTCCACCAATTTTAATTTGGAGGAAATCAAGAACCATTATACGGAGCGCACTTTTTCCCGTATCAGCAACCATTATAAGATGATCCGCCTTGCAGGCGATGACATCCGTATTCAAAAGAAACTTATGAACAGGGAGGACAACTAA
- a CDS encoding glucose-1-phosphate adenylyltransferase, with protein sequence MIKKEMIAMLLAGGQGSRLGVLTAKVAKPAVAFGGKYRIIDFPLSNCINSGIDTVGVLTQYQPLRLNTHIGIGIPWDLDRNIGGVSILPPYEKSANSEWYTGTANAIYQNLEYMETFNPDYVLILSGDHIYKMDYEIMLKYHKDNQADVTIAAMPVPLEEASRFGILVTDGEGQITAFEEKPKKPSSNLASMGIYIFSWPVLKDALIKLSAQPGCDFGKHIIPYCHASDKRMFVYEYNGYWKDVGTLSSYWEANMELIDIIPEFNLYEEFWKIYTNSDLIPPQYISEQAVIGRSIIGDGAEIYGEVHNCVIGSGVTIGQGTVVRDSIIMKDVTIGNGCVVDKAIIAENVRIGDDVVLGIGAEVPNKLRSDIYNSGLVTIGENSVIPPNVQIGKNTAISGVTVREDYCEGMLESGGVLVKAGER encoded by the coding sequence ATGATAAAAAAAGAAATGATAGCGATGCTTCTTGCCGGAGGGCAGGGCAGCCGTCTCGGGGTGCTGACTGCCAAAGTGGCTAAACCTGCAGTGGCTTTTGGCGGCAAGTACCGTATTATCGATTTCCCGCTGAGCAATTGTATTAATTCAGGTATTGATACAGTAGGTGTTTTGACCCAGTATCAACCACTCAGGCTGAACACCCACATCGGAATCGGTATTCCATGGGATCTGGACCGCAATATTGGAGGAGTGTCTATTCTTCCCCCTTACGAGAAGAGTGCGAACAGTGAGTGGTATACCGGAACAGCAAATGCAATCTATCAGAATCTTGAATATATGGAGACGTTTAATCCGGATTATGTGCTGATTTTGTCAGGAGACCATATTTACAAGATGGATTATGAGATTATGCTCAAATACCACAAGGACAATCAGGCGGACGTTACGATTGCGGCGATGCCGGTGCCACTGGAGGAGGCGAGCAGATTCGGAATCCTGGTGACAGATGGAGAGGGACAGATCACTGCATTTGAAGAGAAACCAAAGAAGCCCAGCAGCAATCTGGCTTCTATGGGAATCTACATTTTCAGTTGGCCGGTGTTAAAGGATGCGCTGATTAAGCTGTCGGCCCAGCCGGGGTGTGATTTTGGCAAGCATATTATACCGTATTGCCATGCAAGCGATAAACGGATGTTTGTGTACGAATATAACGGATACTGGAAAGATGTGGGAACTCTAAGCTCTTACTGGGAAGCAAATATGGAGCTGATCGATATCATTCCGGAGTTCAATTTATATGAGGAGTTCTGGAAGATTTACACGAACAGCGACCTTATTCCGCCGCAATATATTTCGGAGCAGGCGGTGATCGGCAGGAGCATCATCGGTGACGGAGCGGAGATTTATGGTGAGGTGCATAATTGTGTCATCGGTTCGGGAGTTACGATCGGACAAGGTACGGTAGTCCGCGATTCCATCATAATGAAGGATGTCACGATTGGAAATGGCTGCGTGGTCGACAAAGCGATCATTGCGGAGAATGTGCGGATCGGAGATGATGTTGTTCTTGGCATTGGAGCCGAAGTGCCAAATAAACTGCGGTCAGACATTTATAATTCGGGCCTTGTTACGATTGGAGAGAATTCAGTGATTCCGCCGAATGTACAGATCGGGAAGAATACGGCGATCAGCGGCGTAACAGTGAGAGAAGATTACTGTGAAGGCATGCTGGAGAGCGGCGGGGTATTAGTAAAGGCAGGTGAGAGATGA